CGGTCGTCGCGCGCAAGCTGAAAACCTTGCTGGACGTAGGCCTGGGCTATATCCGGCTGGGCCAGTCGGCCACGACCTTGTCGGGCGGCGAGGCACAGCGCGTCAAACTATCTTTGGAACTGAGCAAGCGTGACACGGGTCGCACGCTATACATCCTTGACGAGCCGACCACCGGATTGCACTTTCATGACATCGCGCTGTTGCTCGAAGTGATTCATCGATTACGCGACCAGGGTAATACCGTCGTGATCATCGAGCATAATCTCGATGTAATTAAGACTGCGGACTGGGTCATCGATCTCGGTCCGGAAGGCGGAGCCGGCGGCGGACAGATCATTGCTCAAGGCACGCCCGAGCAGGTGGCGAAGTCGAAGGCAAGTTTTACGGGTAAATACCTGGCGCCTCTGCTAAAACGCGCGGCCAGTAAAAAGTAACGCTGCACAACTCGGGTTGGAGACGGAATAAGCCATGGCCAAGCGGAATCAGGCGCGCGACGACGGGCAGGTGCAGGACCTACGCCCACGCCCGGTCAGGCTGACGAGCGACATGAGCCTGCCGAACCTATCGGCAGTCGAAATTGGCAGTTACATCGTGATGCTGTTCGGCATGTGGGCGGTCATCGAGCTTCGGCTGCTCGGCGCGTTGCTCGCCGGGCTGCTGGTGTTCCAACTGGTTCACACTATCGCGCCGCGCATCGAGCGCCACATGTCGAGCAAGCGGGCGCGTTGGCTCGCGGTGGTGTTCCTGGCTACGGTGATCGTGGGGGCGCTGACGGGGCTCACCCTCGGCATCATCGAGCATTTCGAGAACGACGTGCCGAGCGTGCAGAAGCTGCTCGACCAGGCTATGCAGCTGATCGACCAGGCGCGCGGGCGGATTCCGCAATTCGTTGCCAACTATCTGCCGGTCGATACCGAACAGATGAAGACCAAGGCGGCGGAGCTGATGCAGACGCACGCCAACATGCTGCAGCAAAGCGGCAAGACCGCAGCGCGTGCTTTCACGCATATCCTGATCGGCATGATCATCGGCGCGATCATCGCGGTCGGCGCGCAAAAGCATATGCAGCGGCTGCCCTTGTCCACGGCGTTCATCACGCGCGTGACCCGTTTCGCCGACGCGTTCCGCCGCATCGTGTTCGCCCAGGTGAAGATTTCCGCGATCAACGCGGTCTTCACAGGCATCTTCCTGCTGGTGATCCTGCCGATCTTCCACGACACGCTGCCGTTGTCGAAGACGCTGGTGCTGGTCACGTTCATCGTCGGCTTGCTGCCGGTGATCGGCAATCTGATCTCGAACACGATCATCGTCGCGGTGGCGCTCTCGGTGAGCTTTCCGGCGGCGATCATGTCGCTCGTGTTCCTGATCCTGATTCACAAGCTCGAGTACTTCCTGAATGCGCGCATCGTCGGCGGACAAATCGAGGCGCGCGCCTGGGAATTGCTGATCGCCATGCTCATCATGGAAGCCGCGTTCGGTCTTCCCGGCGTGGTCGCGGCGCCGATTTTCTATGCGTACATCAAGCGGGAGTTGATTTACTTGCGGCTGGTTTGAGGCTGCGGCGAGCGGTCTGGAATGTGGATCGGTGAATAAGCAGAAGCGGCACTTTCGGTGCCGCTTTTTTCATGCTCAAAAATCGATGCGCGCGTTCAATGACAACGTGCGCGGATCGCCCGGCGTCACATAGTCCGCGTATTGATGCTCCCAAGTTAAGTAGCCGTGCTGCTCGTAATTCGTATCACGCACGCCGCCGAGTACCGACCAGCGCTGCGTCAACTGGATCGTACCGTTCACGAACAACACTTTTTGCATGCGACATTTTGCCGCGCACACCACATTTACCCCGGCCGGAAACCTTGCCAGACGGGACTCTGTGGAGCGCTCGCAGACAGGAAGCTGTTGCTTCGCGACGCCACGCTTACGACAAACTTGCAGCGCGTGGCATGATTCCTTAAGATGCGAACAATTCCCATTTACACCAAACCTGTGTTGTGACACCTCGTTCGAATTACCGCTTCGTTCCACCGGCGCGTCCATGAGGCGGCAGCTTGTCCGCCTGCACCGTTGGTTCGGCGTCGCCACGGCGCTGTTTCTGTTCGTCGCCGGCCTGACCGGAGCGATCATCGCGTGGGACCACGAGCTCGATGCGGCGCTGAACCCGTCGTTCTTTAAAGCCCACACCGCCGGCCCGGCGTTGTCGGGCCTGGAACTGGCGCGCCGCGTGGAAGCCGCCGATCCACGTCTCCAGGTGACGTATCTGCCGCTGGCGG
The nucleotide sequence above comes from Paraburkholderia sp. FT54. Encoded proteins:
- a CDS encoding AI-2E family transporter; translation: MAKRNQARDDGQVQDLRPRPVRLTSDMSLPNLSAVEIGSYIVMLFGMWAVIELRLLGALLAGLLVFQLVHTIAPRIERHMSSKRARWLAVVFLATVIVGALTGLTLGIIEHFENDVPSVQKLLDQAMQLIDQARGRIPQFVANYLPVDTEQMKTKAAELMQTHANMLQQSGKTAARAFTHILIGMIIGAIIAVGAQKHMQRLPLSTAFITRVTRFADAFRRIVFAQVKISAINAVFTGIFLLVILPIFHDTLPLSKTLVLVTFIVGLLPVIGNLISNTIIVAVALSVSFPAAIMSLVFLILIHKLEYFLNARIVGGQIEARAWELLIAMLIMEAAFGLPGVVAAPIFYAYIKRELIYLRLV